Sequence from the Notamacropus eugenii isolate mMacEug1 chromosome 6, mMacEug1.pri_v2, whole genome shotgun sequence genome:
CAAAAACACATCACATGACATGTTAATCCCAAACACTGAATATTTTTGAACAATCTTATTCTCAGAATGATCTTCACATCTTTGTTAGAGGAGTCAAttggtttttaaaagtttgacataattaaaatgaaatgatattttccTGGAGATCCACAATTCTCtattaataactttattttttgttcCAAATTTGTCTCCCTTCATGCATGCACACTGCTACCAatggaaaaggcaagaaataaaatACCTGTTGCCCATATTaagtcatataaaatatttttacattggacacatcacaggaaaaaaagaaacaaaaagcaaagcaaaaaattTTCTTCAATCTGTAATCAAAGACAATTAGTTCTCTGTCTGTacatggaaaacatttttcatcaaaaCATAATGCTCTTAAAGAAATAGttccaaaaagaacaaaaatgcaTCTCTTAATGATAATGACAGGACGCTAATTTTTTCTTCACATATGCAAGATCTGCTTTCTTAGCTTCAAATAAGTTCTAGGATGGtaacaatattttctcatttcccttgtGAAACATCATGACTTTTCCAGGACATTCATTACCTTGCAGCTGGACATCACTTTTCTGTTCCAGAGCTTCCTTATGGCACTtttcatctctctgtttctcagagTGTAGATCAAAGGGTTCAACATAGGAGTGATGATAGTATAGAAGACACTTAGAGATTTATCAATGGGGAAGGTACAGACCGGCCTAGCATATATGAAAATACAAGGGAcaaagaagaagacaacaacTGTGATGTGGGAGATGCAAGTAGAGAGAGCTTTTTGTCGACCTTCTGAACTTTGGGCTTTCAAAGAGTGTAGAATGACCCCATAGGAGATAAGCAAGAGTACAAAGACAATTGTGCATATTGCCCCCCCATTGGCAACCACTGAGATGCCAATTATATAGGTATCTGTGCAGGAAAGTTCCAGTAAAGGGTACATGTCACAAGCAAAGTGATCAATGATATTGGGTCCACAGAATGGGAGACTGACAATGAAAAGTAGCTGAACTATTGAATGCATGAAACCTCCAATCCAGGATACCAGCAACAGCAGAACGCATACACGCCATCTCATAATGACCAAATAATACAAAGGTTTGCAGATGGCTACGTAGCGATCATAGGCCATGAAAATAAGGAGGAAAACTTCAGCTCCACCAAATAGGTGTTCCAAGAAGAGCTGAACCATGCAAGCCTGGAAAGAAATGGTTGCCTTGTCATAGAGCATGTCTAGGGTCATTTTAGGGACAATGATAGTGGAATAGATAGCATCCATGAAAGACAAGAAGGTAAGAAAGAAGTACATAGGGGACCTTAAGCTCTTACTTCCAGTGATAGTTATGATAATTAGGGTGTTGCCCACCATAGTTAAAATATAGATAATTAAGAACacaacaaatagtattttttgtaCCTCCGAAATTTGGGTAAGGCCTAGGAGGACAAACTCAGTGACATTGttcctgttttccatttttttaagggtggggtagggggagagtgagagtaaatgtttattgaatgtagTGCCAGACTTGTAGATAGGAGATCCTTGAATTAAGTTCTTACATCTACCCTTTTTTTTGACAATCTGCTTAACCTTAATCggtgtcagtttcctcaccagaaaaCTGTTCATAACACAACACTCCCTGCTTCACAGAGCTTTTGTAgggcagaggggaaaaaagaaatgatggataTTCTGTCTGCCAAGTTGAATCTTGCCTATAAAGCTTGGTTTTTCTTCTGTACTTTCAGTAGTCAAATTTTTACCTATCAAGATAATTGtgcacaataaatattttattgaccctatttttatatcattttcatttctcagtaTGATCCCCCCTACATATAAAAGTACACGAAGTAAGGTTTACTCATAGTTCTCTTCTGTGTAACAAAGGAAATAAGGCATTGTTTCTCAAGTATTTCCTGTGACAAATTTGATCACAAAAATTGCATTGCATTTCAATTGTCCTTTATATTAATACTGTCATTCATTTTGTGGAGTTtgctctccattttatagctatTTGATTCTGCTTTAATTCATAAAAAATCCAATATTTCTTTTCCAGATATTCATATTTTCTAATACAAAcatgttctgtcatttttgagtAATCCCCAATAAATGGATACTTatattgtttttagtttttgttactacaaaaatTAATGTGATGATAATTTTGCTGCAGAAAAGTCCTTTTACTGATGTCCTCTAGAGTGATGGACTAGCAATGAGGTTCCCCTATTCCAATGGTACTTCAAAATTAGTAATACTATAATGTGCACCATGTATTTTGCATCTCAAAATAATCAGCTGaatcattcattttcttcatttatatccTTAGCTTCCTGTAGAGATAAAAAAATTGGTCATATGAAAAGATCATCACCAGAAATTTTTGTAAGTGGTTTAATTCTTTATGATAACATGAACCTTTTTCATTTCTCACTgaaccaaatgggaaaaaaaaaaattctcattgagCTTAGGTTAGCATTTATAATCTTAAGGCAAAGCATAGTTTGGGATAAACTCagaaatatgaacagtttttgtaaatattttaccTCTCCATAAAGTGAATTGTTCCAAATCCTTGATTCTGATATATTCTCCATGATGTTGAAAGACAGCAACTTAGGTCAATGAAAATGCTATTCATCATCACTTGCCCTGTTATAaccacagagacaaaaaaaacatGGTATTTCGCTATAGTTTAAAAGTTCTATATGGATCTTAATATTACCAGTTTTTTCTTCCAATTCCCTCACATCAGTATTTTCCCAAACAACTCCACTTCCTTAGACTGTGATATTGATTCCATATGAGTCCATGGGCATTTTTGTGGACAAAGGAAGATTTTATCCATATTCAATAAAAACACAAACTCATGTCTAAGTCATTATAATAGTGTGCtcttaaatttttcttctctaattaaaTCCTTTGAGGAATCTGCCCAGAGAACAGGAACAGTCCACATGATCTTAAATTTCAATGTCTCTGGAGCTGTGTCAGAGTTAATAACTTTAACTgtagagtcaagaaaaaaaaagggtccAAAGGAGGAAACAGTAGAGATATTTTCAAGAGAAATCACTGTTTCATGAAAAAGTTGGCCCTTTTAATAGTCTTTATGTGGTTTCTTCAAAGTTGCACCAAATGACAGCTGAAGGCTCAGGATTATAGTCTCTTGAAtttcaaaaacatgaaaaataatgcATTTATCACGAACATTTgaacatattaaaaataagtttttatctTTCCTGAGGGGGTCAGAGGTAGAAAATGGaattattaacaataattttattaacttttaaagTTTAATGCTACTTGTTACTGAAATGAAAAGCCAACTATCCAAGTTTTTCCTGGACCAGataattgtttcactccatccttttgtgTGTTCTACCTCTCCAGAATTTCTTTTAGGGCATTATGTAAAGGTTTTCAAAGGGGTTTGGGGAAGAACTGAGAAAAGTACCTGTCCTTGATCTGCACTCTTGGCTCTGT
This genomic interval carries:
- the LOC140511539 gene encoding olfactory receptor 4A47-like, translating into MNSFLVRKLTPIKVKQIVKKKGRCKNLIQGSPIYKSGTTFNKHLLSLSPYPTLKKMENRNNVTEFVLLGLTQISEVQKILFVVFLIIYILTMVGNTLIIITITGSKSLRSPMYFFLTFLSFMDAIYSTIIVPKMTLDMLYDKATISFQACMVQLFLEHLFGGAEVFLLIFMAYDRYVAICKPLYYLVIMRWRVCVLLLLVSWIGGFMHSIVQLLFIVSLPFCGPNIIDHFACDMYPLLELSCTDTYIIGISVVANGGAICTIVFVLLLISYGVILHSLKAQSSEGRQKALSTCISHITVVVFFFVPCIFIYARPVCTFPIDKSLSVFYTIITPMLNPLIYTLRNREMKSAIRKLWNRKVMSSCKVMNVLEKS